DNA sequence from the Entomomonas asaccharolytica genome:
ATCATCATTGTTGGCCGTGAAATTGTAGTATCTGCCCTCAGAGAATGGATGGCCGAACTAGGTGCACGTACCAACGTGGCTGTATCCAAACTAGGTAAATGGAAAACTGCTGCCCAAATGCTCGCACTTATTATCCTACTAGCTAACCCTCCTAAACTTACGACATGGGTAATTACTGGCTACATACTACTAGGTATAGCCGCCATTCTTACCATTTGGTCAATGATCCACTACTTAATGGCTGCATGGCCTTACCTTACAAGCGAAAAGACAACTAAAAACGAACAAACCGACAAATAACTATTGACACCCATAGTGGTTACTATAAAATTAGCAACCTCAAATAAAGCGGAAGTAGCTCAGTTGGTAGAGCATAACCTTGCCAAGGTTAGGGTCGCGAGT
Encoded proteins:
- the pgsA gene encoding CDP-diacylglycerol--glycerol-3-phosphate 3-phosphatidyltransferase — translated: MNIPNLLTVVRVVLIPIFVLIYLLPFNWVYLVASIIFAIACITDWFDGYLARQWNQTTPFGAFLDPVADKLIVAVALVLLVGSHSRVIQGTMVNLCLTLSAIIIVGREIVVSALREWMAELGARTNVAVSKLGKWKTAAQMLALIILLANPPKLTTWVITGYILLGIAAILTIWSMIHYLMAAWPYLTSEKTTKNEQTDK